The Vigna unguiculata cultivar IT97K-499-35 chromosome 6, ASM411807v1, whole genome shotgun sequence genome contains a region encoding:
- the LOC114187606 gene encoding proline-rich receptor-like protein kinase PERK3, with amino-acid sequence MKTKTHLALHLLFALLFLAPPFPHSSSLLFSAALTDPQDSCVLKFNTSQYVAMDECTVVNEHIYMWGEDGFPTTLCCRNALTIVSNALATQALSSGGQIFLSQDQWQRCSQSFHPQPGLSLDSCGFDNLYRGSSICSSFILQDVRTLQQYQDAFGKCSHFNQPFGPSCADCTSGISNVRDTLYSQVDKHNNDTERAICGVAAIVALAAGSPNDPLVDKFLRCLPPSASGNKKGSLWKALLSVPVVVIVILIVVIMVKCLSKKKGRKPVDLQEITAWSGLYWFCKGEIENAMNYGGRKISLGRGSAGQVYRGVLPSGQIVAIKHLTKSNTSESFTREIEGLSRLRHPNLVCLFGCCIEGDERYLVYEFCANGNLAQHLLRRDSHLTWETRVRILRDCSFALKYLHHHMEGCVVHRDIKLTNILLTEKYQAKLSDFGLSKVMGVKESKVFTDVRGTIGYMDPEYMSNAKLTCASDVYSFGIVALQILSGQKVIELDLDARDQLTRKARDVSMGKRPLSDFEDPRLKGKVDKADFEAILQIAVLCVAKSSKGRPTIEVVFDELDKVCMDTETKMKAKKDESSSSNSTPSSKSSKSAPL; translated from the exons ATGAAAACAAAAACCCACTTAGCTCTTCACCTTTTGTTTGCACTTCTATTTCTTGCACCACCATTCCCTCACTCCTCCTCACTCCTATTCTCTGCTGCACTCACTGATCCCCAAG ATTCATGTGTGCTGAAGTTCAACACAAGCCAATATGTGGCAATGGATGAGTGCACCGTAGTGAATGAGCATATTTACATGTGGGGTGAAGACGGGTTCCCGACCACATTGTGCTGTCGAAATGCTCTCACGATTGTGTCGAATGCATTGGCGACACAAGCACTGAGCTCGGGAGGACAAATATTCCTTTCCCAAGATCAATGGCAGCGTTGTTCGCAGTCATTTCACCCGCAACCAGGGTTGTCACTTGATTCATGTGGCTTCGACAACTTGTACCGAGGAAGTTCCATTTGCTCCAGTTTCATTTTGCAGGATGTTAGGACCCTACAACAGTACCAAGACGCATTCGGCAAATGCTCCCACTTCAACCAACCTTTTGGTCCATCTTGTGCAGATTGTACCAGTGGAATATCGAACGTGAGAGATACTTTGTATTCTCAAGTGGACAAACACAACAACGACACTGAAAGAGCCATATGTGGGGTAGCAGCTATTGTTGCTCTTGCAGCTGGCTCACCAAACGATCCTCTCGTCGACAAATTTTTACGATGCTTGCCACCTTCAGCTTCAGGAAACAAGA AAGGATCTCTGTGGAAAGCCTTGCTGAGTGTGCCAGTAGTTGTGATTGTGATATTGATTGTGGTTATTATGGTGAAATGTTTGTCGAAGAAGAAGGGTCGTAAACCGGTTGACTTGCAAGAGATCACTGCATGGTCTGGATTGTACTGGTTCTGCAAAGGGGAAATTGAGAATGCCATGAATTATGGTGGTCGAAAGATAAGCCTTGGAAGAGGAAGTGCAGGGCAGGTATATAGAGGCGTTCTACCCAGTGGTCAAATCGTGGCCATCAAGCATTTAACAAAGAGTAACACCTCTGAGTCCTTCACTCGTGAAATTGAAGGCCTTTCAAGGCTTCGCCATCCAAACTTGGTTTGTCTCTTTGGCTGCTGCATTGAAGGGGATGAGAGATATTTAGTCTATGAATTTTGTGCAAACGGGAATCTTGCTCAACATCTCTTAC GAAGAGATAGTCACTTGACCTGGGAAACAAGAGTGAGAATTTTGAGAGATTGTTCGTTTGCACTCAAGTACCTCCACCATCATATGGAAGGCTGTGTTGTCCATAGAGATATAAAG cTTACGAACATTCTTTTGACTGAGAAATACCAAGCGAAACTGTCAGATTTTGGACTGTCAAAGGTGATGGGAGTCAAAGAGAGCAAGGTTTTTACCGATGTACGAGGAACCATTGGGTACATGGATCCAGAATACATGAGTAATGCGAAGCTAACGTGTGCCAGTGATGTATACAGTTTTGGTATTGTTGCTTTGCAAATATTGTCTGGACAGAAAGTCATAGAGTTGGATCTTGATGCCAGAGACCAGCTCACAAGGAAG GCAAGAGATGTGAGTATGGGAAAGCGTCCATTGTCTGATTTTGAAGACCCACGGTTAAAAGGAAAGGTTGATAAAGCAGACTTTGAAGCCATCCTACAAATTGCAGTGTTGTGTGTTGCCAAATCAAGCAAAGGTCGACCAACCATTGAGGTTGTTTTTGATGAATTGGACAAGGTCTGCATGGACACAGAAACCAAGAtg AAGGCAAAGAAGGATGAGAGTTCATCATCAAACTCCACCCCCAGCTCCAAATCCTCCAAATCAGCTCCTCTTTGA